Part of the Notamacropus eugenii isolate mMacEug1 chromosome 5, mMacEug1.pri_v2, whole genome shotgun sequence genome is shown below.
ccagatgacaatgagttaacatatggaaagtgcttcacaaatcttaaagtgatgTATAAGTGGTAGTCCTGATGAGGAAGATaactgatgatggtgatgatgatgaagatggttGTGGTAgaagtgatgatggtggtggtggtggtggtgatgataggAGAAATTGTCTTTTCAAAATGTAATCACAATGTCTTGGTTCCCAGATATCTGGTAGGGGAAATGCCGGATTCCTCTGTCTGCCAGAAACACTGTCCCCTGTGATCTATTACATTCAAAACATTTCCCGAGTTCTTCCTTTatggcagaggttcttaacctggtgttTATGACAtcgtttttaaaaatattttgataactttttcaatagaattgatttcctttgtaatcctttaaaCAAGGTGTTCCAAAGACTTTTGAGACACACTGACtttttattctatatattttggaatgagattctgagaagggatccatatgcttcaccagactaccaaggGGCCTGGGACGCACACACAAAGATGAACGACCCCTTCTCTTTAGCCTTGTCAGGATTCTTTATCCATTTATTCTTACTTACTTTCCCTCAGATGATCTCTTctttttacttaatattttattttttctcccagttacatgtaaaagcaattttaaccaGATGACCTCTTGATGGAGTGAGACCTGAAACTTTCTACACGTATCTGATATCGGCAACAAATTGCCCTGATTTTCTCTAGGGTGAACATTTTTGAGTCAGCTGCCCAATTATTAGCTGCCTTCAAGTCAGTCAAAATTGGCAATTGAGATTTTTCTTCGTTTATTTTCAAGACATTGACTTCGCCACACGAAAGATAGCAAAGATGATGAAGCCACAGAAAGTGATCAAACAAAATGGCGACAGTTTCACTATCCATACGCTCAGCACCTTCCGAAACTACCATATCCAGTTTAAAGTTGGAGAAGAATTTGATGAGGATAACAAAGGCCTAGATAACAGAAAATGCAAGGTAAGGGTGGAGAAAGTCACTGATATGTGATACTCAAGAGCTCTTTGGCTTAGAAATGTGCCCCTGGACTAAAGCTTATCCTTTTCTTATTACAGAGTTTGATCACATGGGACAATGGTAGACTCACCTGTGTCCAGAAGGGGGAAAAGGCAAACCGAGGTTGGACCCACTGGATTGAAGGGGACAAATTACATCTGGTATTTGTGAATTACCTGTTTTCTTTTGCTGGAAGTCAGAGCTTCTCAAGTTGGGATCTATGGACCCACCCCCACCATCTCTCAAGGGGTTGTGGATAGATTTTCGGGGACCTATCagtttggatgggaaaaatcacatatttattttcactaactttgggtttcctttgtctttttttcttttttggaggcaattgggttaaatgacttgcccagggtcacacagctagaaaatgtctgagactggatttgaactcaagtcctcctgacttcagggccagtgttctatctactgcaccacagtcctctctcttttattttctatatttaagaacataattctgagaaagggtttaTAGTTTTCACCAGACAGACTGCCAGAAGAGTCcatggtacacacacacacatatacacacacaatgttAAAAATCCTTGCCATAAAGACAGATTGCTGTATAGGCTACATGAGAACAGAAATGAGAAACTTTAACCTAAATTGCAATGGGGTACTGTGGAGGGTGGGAGGTTGTGTCTCACCTCCTCTGGAGGTAGGACTACAGGACAATAACTTCTtattgtgatttccttggtatgaGGAGCTGCCCGTGAGGAGGATGTTTCTCCCTCCATCAAAGGAGGGCAGCAGTTGTTATGGAGTTACCGAGTTGCCTGAGGTCTTGAGAGGTTGATCCATtggcccagggtcccacagccagtatGTGGCAGAGGGCCCGCTGATTCTTAGACTCGTTCTGTCTCTGCCCGAATCTTCTAGCTGTCATGCGTGTCTGCCATCGTAGCTCAACCAACGGTGAGCATTTTAaaggtcctactatgtgcaaggcactgtactaggtcaCATTCAtattgtgctttagaaatatcttcAATTACCTCTTCCAACCCTCAAAAGagcaaaaaatagaaatacaacATTCAGTCTCCAAACCCTGAAGTCACAAAGTTCTGTGGCAACGCCATACAAACCTGTGGTTGGCCCAAAGGATCTTCGTTGCTGTTGAACCTTTCATTTATTCACTGCAGAACCAATGAATAGGAGGTGGGATAAACCTTGCAATGTGTTTTGCTCAAACCCCACAGAGCTCCTGCCCAAAGCCTGTGGCACCTTGGTACAGAGTCCCTTGGACTGTGACCCAACTTGATGAGCTGGTAATTAATCCATCTGAGATCTCTGAGAAGAGATTGTGTTCTTCTTAAGTGCTGATCtcacccttttttcttctctcctccaatccccttcttcccttctgcatCTAATTCCAGGAAATGTTCTGTGAAGGCCAAGTATGCAAACAGACATTCCAGAGAGCCTGAGGGAGAAAGCCAGTGCTGAGTGTGCACACCCACCCTGAGGAGACCAATGGCTCCTACTGAGTTGATGCCAAACAACCTTGCAAGGGCTCGGGGAACAGAAGACTCACccccttttctctgtttttattaaCCTTGCTGGAGTACAGCATCACAACCTTAGTCTGGCCAGttacaataaactttttttttctaaacaactCAGTTGTTATTTATCAACAAAGGggttcaaaggatcatagatatagagacatctggtccaaccccattattttacagatgaggaaactgagacccagagaaaggaagtgactcaTTCAGGGCCACACATGAGACAAAGGTGAGATTGGAAACCTGGTTCTTAGACTCCCGGTGAGACACTTTATGTTTGCTGCTCAAGTGCCtttttttggtaatttcttggGTCTTGACAGTGGTATTGATTCATCCCTACTCCATTCAaagtctctcttcctcttccccagctttctccttcttcctgtcTATACATCCCTCTTGGTCTCTGTCTATCTCCTTATGCACGTGGTCACAGGTTCAGAGGTGTCTCAGCCAATCAGAAGTCTTCTCTCCCTAGCCATTCCAAGAGTCACTGGGCTGGCCCAAGCCCACCTAGGTGGGGTACTACACTTCAAAT
Proteins encoded:
- the RBP7 gene encoding retinoid-binding protein 7; the protein is MSADLSGTWNMVSNENFEGYMLALDIDFATRKIAKMMKPQKVIKQNGDSFTIHTLSTFRNYHIQFKVGEEFDEDNKGLDNRKCKSLITWDNGRLTCVQKGEKANRGWTHWIEGDKLHLEMFCEGQVCKQTFQRA